The Athene noctua chromosome 25, bAthNoc1.hap1.1, whole genome shotgun sequence region tgcttttctgactctctcaCTCAGCAAATGGGCAGGTTGGTCTCGACATGCACCTCGGATATCTCATCCTCACggccttcctggggcaactgCTGGGTAAGTCCGGGCTTTCTATCAACAAATACTTCTACTTCCCCCACGGAAACCATCACAAACCTCATCAGGATGATGTGGGGAGCTACTTTTGCACAACAGGAAAACATTAGGAAATGCTGGCTCCAGATGCTCTTACTGTTTGAAACAAGAAGAGAATAGAGAGAAGGGATAGATGAGACCCCTTATTCTGGATCTGTCTCCCCTTCaatccatctctctctctgtctctcttatgACACACCTGCTGTCATTCTCAGCTCTCTCTGTACTCCAAGATTTCACCCTTCCAAAACTAATTAGCAGAAACTGTCAATGCTGCTACCAGGGCTTTAAAGCCCTCaagccactgacatcagtggggtgTCCCATTCTGCCTCTTGGCTGGCACACACCTGCCATGGCCTCCAGTTTCCTGCTGGTTGGCAACACAACCAGGGTTCTCTCTTTCCaacactgggctcagcactgcatgTACTCAGGGAGCTAGGAGCCCTCCACAatgacagggatggggaagcaggaggaatcTTTTCAAAATCTCCCTGGACCCCTCAACCTGCTGGAGGTGTGCTGGTCAGACAACATAAAGATGAGGCACAACAGGCTGTTCTATGTTTCTCTCAGAAGTCAGAGACCAGGGAGAAGGAGGAtgggcacagcacagctctcctgggGGTCTACAGTGGTATGACAGCTCCAAGCTCCTGCCAAAACTAGTCTCCACCTTGATGTGCCCAGATCTCATGATATTCCTGCAGGGCAAGGGAACCTTCTCCTCCAGGATTTTGCATCcactcatttttttcttgccagaTCCCGTCCCTGAAGGGCTGCtgaccttccctttcttccaggCACCACGGGGCAGATCACAGTCACCCAGCAAGAAGGACAAGtcacagtgaagcacagagacACCTTCCAGACCAACTGCACATACCAGGTCTCTGCCTTTGATGCCTTGCTCTGgtaccagcagaggaaaggccaagctccccagctgctctcgtatcaggcagcagctggccccaggcagagcggcCGTCTCACCACGTTGCTGAACACCACAGGGAAATACAgcgtcctgcagctggaggaagtcgAGGTCTCTGACAGCGCCTTGTACCTCTGTGCTGTGCAAGACACCCTGGTGCAGGGAGGTTCCTTGGCTGGGCAAGaacccaggggagggaggggctgtgtgtgtgcaaggctgagcttgggggaaggggccctcagctctcccctggcacctctgcttcccctgggcaCCCAGGGATCTGCAGGTCAAAATCTTCTTCCAGGAGGGGACAGTGTCAGTGGAttgagaggaaggagaaggtggtGGCAGAGTCTCAGGTCCTCTTGTTCTCACCATGGATTATATGATTCTTCTGCCCGATGGCTCTGGTGAGGGGTCAGGCAATGCAGGGATGGTTTCTGTTTGTTCAGTAattccttgctgctgctctttgctttctgttattccctGCTGCACATTGCTGCTTCAGGTTTTCCTGCAGGCCTGTGTCTTAAGAGTACCTGCTGTGGGATGTGTCCAGAGGTCAGAGTTCAAAGTAACATGGAAAACATAAATTACATGTCACGGGGCAATGCTTCTTCCTGGAATTGCATGATTATTGCAATAGTGGATAACAGTCTGAACCACCTTGTGGACTCTCCTGTTGCTGCAACACCATGTGCTGGGATCCAGAggacctgctctgcccagtgcactCTGCTGGTCCTTGGAGCCCTTCTCATGCCCGACCTCATGGGCCTGCCAGGAGAAGACCCGGCCTTGGGGAGAGCTGCCTCATGCCTGCGGGAAGGCCAAGCAGCACCGATGGACCATGGGGGCTTGGGCACTGGctgctgtccttggggtgccctgTCTGGTGGGAGCCGGGGGTGTGTGAGTGACAGGAGGGCTCTGGTGTGAGGGCTGGACAGGCTGATTCCAACATCAGCCTTAGAGTCATTATAGCCCCTTGAAGTGTGTAACTGCTGGTCTGTGCAGTGATCCCTTTGGCGGATGGAGGGTGTAGAGGTGACCTGTCATTGCTATCCTTTCCTTTGAGTGGAGGTTGACCCCTTCTTTCTGGGGATAGGTGGGAAGATGATGAGAAGAAATTCTGGGGCTCTTCTAAAGGATTTTTCTCACATCTTCCCCACTCCCGCATCCTTTGCAGATATCTTTTGACTGATATTCTTCTTGCAGAActaaagcaagaaaaatttccttttgtaCAGAATTGTGAGCTACTGAGCTGTCAGAACCTCCAGCAGCATTGGGCTCCTCTCTAGGGGATAACAGTGGTCAGGTTTCCTTTCTGCAGGACACGCTCTGAGGCCAAGGGCCTGTGTCTGAGCGGAGATGCCAGAAGGCAGAGACTAATCACCACTGACTCTGGGGGAGCCAGGGATGTCTTCATCACCTCCAAGACACTGTGCCTGAGAGATCCCCACTGCCATGTGTCCCATCCACCCCTTCCTCTGGGTACAAGGATGCATCTTCTTGGTCCCTGACACAATCCCACAGCACTGAAGACAaagcctttcttcctcaacaactCGATAAAATGTCCACCAATAAAAGCATTATATGGAGGCAGAGGCTGGAATGCAGAAAACTTTAATGACTCTGAGAGAGGGAAATGAGTTCACTTGGAGAAGAGGCGGCCAGATCagggagagcaccagcagctgccaagtGTCTGAGCCCATCGGCCACGGTGGAGATCCCAGAAGGGATCCATCATCATGGGGGGAGAGGAGCCAGCAGATTGCCCAGACTGGCTTTGGGGGTCTTACAggccagaaaaagagaagagaaggaagagatgagagggaagagaaggcagggGAGTTAGACTTTGGCCATGttaccagagaggcacagctgccctcccttggaaggatgctcagcctccctgaaatcactggccaggagctctgtcctcagtccagcacgagcttctgggttcctggggtccttgtgcgggctgtcaccagtggctttagcaaggggggcaccttctgccacagtagcggctggtaatgcaggagaggtcaaagcccccagagttgatgggcactccgtcacagctgaggatgctgccaacggcagcggaggtggaggagcccacaacggtgttctgtgggaaggagctgaggattgggccgggcagggtcaccaccacagGGGAGGGCTCGATGACGACGGTGGAgctctggcactgcctgacacagggctcattgcagctgttggccagcggggtcgggccgcagggccggcagcagggctCACAGGGCTGGCACTGGTCACAGCAGGACATGTCTTGGGATGTCAGTTGCACCTTGGAGAGAGGTCAGGAATGAAGAAGAACACGGGGGTGCCTGATGAGCAATTTGTCACTGCAGTATGAGGCTGTGCAGAAATGTATTAGGGCTTCCTGATCTCATTCTGTCACAGTTCAAAAAGAGCCACCAGCTCCTATGTGTCAATGTCTACCCCTGAGTACAGAAGCCACCTCAGTCCCATTCCAAAATCCCTCCAAGCTGAACTCtccccactcccctctcccatgaCAAGCAGCCCCAAGATCTGGTATGGAACAAAGCCGGTCTCAGCTGACAGGTTCACTGAAGTGAGACctcctttgtgagaaagcagagagggagaagggacctcagactcacctggttctcaaggagaaggaggcaagagaagtggatgagagagcgaggagctgtgctggcttttatgctggacctttactgccccaggctgacagaggcgtcccttgtagaggtggttattatctgacaagctcatcctgaatgcaaaacatcccaCCTAAGGCTATGGGCTGTGTTTCAGCTTCCggaaccattttcttttaatttcctgctTGATGCCAGGTACATTCTGCAGTGAAGACATCTTTTGCATGACAGGATGAGAGGCCCAAGCATTTCCGGAGCAAGACATGTCAGCATGAGCAGAGGACTCACCTCACATGCTGAAGGAATCCTGTATAGGAGACTCAGGGTAGACCAAACAGCTGGCTTAGAcaacacacacaggcacacaaacatgtgcacatgcacacacatgcacagacacacacaaatctaaACCTCTAGTCATTCAGAGCTGGCTGAGAAGACTCAAGACAGCCAGAGAGAGCATTACACACTGTGCACACAGGTGTTGGACTGCAGAGAGTCATCTTCTCCAAGCTCTATTTGCAAGGGTTCTGTGTAGCTCAGAGAAGACCTATCTGTGCTTGGTGAGAGCAGGAGATGCAGGTGATGAGAGCAATGAGCCCAGCTTGAGCCCATTCACCCCAAAAAAGCCCGTTCCCTGCTCTCTGTCTGTCCCTGAGTACCGTGGACATGGATGTGGGCTTTAGGCATGGGATGGAGGTGCTGGTAGGCGCTgacaggacagactgtgggttcaCACCTGATCACATGATGAAGCAAGCCATGGAGATGTGATCGGGTAGGTCGGCCCAGCTGTGAGCGTATGTTAGCTGGGGAGTTCAGAGGCTGCCATGTTTCAAGGGCAGGATCAGTGTCTCCAGAAAGAGGAGTCGTTCCATTTGCCGTGCACATCTGCTATGGGGAGGGATAATTCCCATGTGGGAGCTGATGTCTCTTCAGTGTCTGTGGGAAGAGTCTGTTAGAGCGGGTCCAGGTAAGGCCATGAAATTGATGAGAGGGATGCAAcacctctcctctgaggaaaggctgagtgaggtggggttgttcagcctggggaggagatggctcTGGGGAAACCTTGCAGCCTTTCAATTCTTAAAGGGAAGCTTATAAAAGAGACAGGGAAAGGAGTTTTAGGAGTGTCAGAAATGACAAAGGGGCAATGCCTTCAAACTTAGAGGaggtagatttagactggacttaaagaagaaaattttttctcaTGAGGGTTTtgagacactggagcagtttgACCCGAGAAGTTGAGGAAGCCCCATAATCGGAAGTGTTCAAGGTGAGGttagatggggctctgagcaacctgatctagtgagaGATGTTCCCACCCATAGCAGGAGGCTTGCACTAGATGGTCTTTCAAGCTCCCTTCCAAAacaaactcttctatgattctgtgagtctatgaattCTGCTGGTAAGTGAGTCTGGGCAGAAAGAGCCTCCACACAAGGATGTGCTGGAATCTGAGTTGGtcccacagggctggaaggacatATCCCCTGAGGGGACCTTGTTCCGTCTGACTCAGAACCCCTAATTACCTATATTTTCTAAGAGTGAGATGCATTTTTAATGAGTGAGATGTAAAGCATGACACAGAAGTCAGAAAAGACTCCCTCTCCCTCATGGGGAAGAGCTCATTTGGGCCGCGGgcatggcagcaggaggctgcagcagcactgcacagcttTGGCTTCTATCCCCAGATGACCTTCGTGGAAGAGTGAAGACACTGGTCAGGGGTGGAATGTGCGTGGCAAGGGGAGGCAAGAGTGTCTTTCCAAATGCCTGCAGAACTGGGAAGGAGGAGTTTAAAGTAGGTATGGAGGGGGAGGTCACCACAGACTGAAGAGCAGGGATGTCACAAGGGTAGAAGAGGGATGCACGGGGGAACAGCATGCCAGGGGAGGCTCTCACACTTCCCCTGTGGCGCAGGTGGTGGTGTACTTAGGTGGCTGCTACACATCTCCTgctcaagaagaggaggaggcagatgaCACCTTTGTCAGGCAGTTGGGGAAAGCCTCATAGTCACAGTCCAAAGCCCAGGCACACGTGAGTGACTTTGACCACCTCAGGAtctactgcaggaggaaaatggctgggcacaagcaaagcagaacatgtcTAGTGtgtatgaaagacaaatatttgatgcaggAAATCCATGAAAAGGCAATGCAGAGACTCTCTTAGACCTGCTACtcacaaatgaggaagaactgTTGGATGATGTaaaggtcaagggcagccttgccCTCACTGTCCAGGAGACTGTGgagctcaggatgctcagaggactgacaggacaaacaggaggatgagcgcccctgactggagaagagcacGGCTTAGTCTCACCAGGGACTTTCCTGCTTGACAGGATGCCATGAgaaactgccctggagcacagagggtcccGGGGGAGGGGGTTATCCTTCAAGACAGCCTtctcagagcacaaggatggtcTCTGCAATGTGCAGAACGGCGAgtcaggaaaagccaaagcacagctggatGGAAACTGCTAATGGAggtgaagggaaacaagaaattaTCTCTGAGCCGattggcagcaaaaggaaggctacGTATTGCTCGGTGAGGAAGAGGCAGCAAatagagaaaatggaaagaaaggcaaaaccattCAACTATCCTGAAAATAAGCTCCAAATGTTGATCCTCTGCCCAGCACCATGTTCTGAGTTCCTCAAGGTGTGTCCATGGGTCCTTGTGCGGGCTGTCACCAGTggctttagcagggggggcaccttctgccacagtagcggctggtaatgcaggagaggtcgaagcccccagagttgatgggcactccgtcacagctgaggatgcggccaacggcagcggaggtggaggagcccacaacggtgttctgtgggaaggagctgaggatggggccgggcagggtcaccaccacgggggagggctggatgacGATGGTGGAgctctggcactgcctgacacagggctcattgcagctgttggccagcggggtcgggccgcagggcaggcatggcaggcactggtcgtagcaggacatgtctctgagggtggaggtgcacctgggtagaagcagggaggaagcagagcacaagggtgGGTGAGGACACGCCTGGTTACCCTGTTACCAAGGAGCCAAGGCCGCTGAAGAGTGGGGACAGGGAATTGTTGAGGGAGTCACATGGTCTTCATTGCCGTATGAAGAGCAGCATGGCCCAGGGAGGTTCTCTCCTAATTCATAAACCAAATGTCCCCTCAGTCACATGCCAGCCTCTCTCTAAGCAGATCGTGTCCCCACTTCCCTTTGTCATGACAAGAAGATCCAGaccccaggacaggacagagcaatatcagctgggatgtctcccaagtgcagatctccctatggaagaggaggagaaggggcttcagactcacctggttcccaagcagaaggagccaagagaagggcatgagagagcagggacttgggctgccttttatacctgcccttcactgccgcaggaccagaggcaccctttgcagaggtaaccattttctgacaagctcatcttgaatgcaaaccatcGCAGCTAACGATatgggctgtgctttcctttcctgcactgctccttttcattgccaggtctgtgccatgcCCATTGCCCAGTGAAGGCTTGTTCTGAGCGCTGGGATGAAAGGCCCCAGGATTtctagggcaggaatgcagcagtgctggcagaagaCTCAGCTCAAGTGTTGGATGTTTCCAGAGCAGGCAAGTGATGTCAGCCTGGGTCGCTCGGGTGGGGCTGTTTGAAGTGTTATTAGAATGAAATTCCAGCCCTCCTCAGACGGATGCCGTGGGATCCCACCCATGAAGTTACACCGTGTCCATAtgtttgcctgcctccctcctcagct contains the following coding sequences:
- the LOC141970134 gene encoding feather keratin Cos1-2-like; its protein translation is MSCYDQCLPCLPCGPTPLANSCNEPCVRQCQSSTIVIQPSPVVVTLPGPILSSFPQNTVVGSSTSAAVGRILSCDGVPINSGGFDLSCITSRYCGRRCPPC